Proteins encoded in a region of the Rutidosis leptorrhynchoides isolate AG116_Rl617_1_P2 chromosome 9, CSIRO_AGI_Rlap_v1, whole genome shotgun sequence genome:
- the LOC139869264 gene encoding uncharacterized protein — protein MTSNTSTVWFKFIPRKVNVFLWRFRLNALPLRWNLSAKGIEINSIVCPVCNNGVEDLSHLFFECSFALDIWYKSRLWMDCGFPSLHSWDDFISWFDASSFATGMKDKVIGIVVTILWALWRFRNVIVFNESFSIRSSLFDVIRLLSFRWLKNRGHRVSNWNTWLSVPL, from the coding sequence ATGACTTCGAACACTTCTACGGTTTGGTTTAAATTTATCCCCCGAAAAGTGAATGTTTTTTTGTGGAGGTTTAGACTGAATGCTCTCCCCTTGCGTTGGAATCTCTCCGCGAAAGGTATAGAGATTAATTCGATCGTGTGTCCGGTTTGTAACAACGGTGTGGAGGATCTTTCGCATCTGTTTTTTGAGTGTTCGTTTGCCTTGGATATATGGTATAAGTCTCGACTTTGGATGGATTGTGGGTTTCCTAGCTTGCATTCGTGGGACGATTTTATTTCATGGTTTGATGCGTCTTCTTTTGCTACCGGGATGAAAGACAAAGTTATTGGGATCGTGGTCACCATTTTATGGGCTCTTTGGCGATTCAGGAACGTCATCGTGTTTAACGAAAGTTTTTCTATTAGAAGTAGCCTTTTTGATGTTATTAGATTACTTTCTTTCCGTTGGCTTAAAAACAGAGGTCATAGAGTTTCAAATTGGAACACTTGGCTCTCTGTTCCTTTGTAA